One stretch of Streptomyces sp. NBC_00443 DNA includes these proteins:
- a CDS encoding acyl-ACP desaturase, translating to MTIASPHLGSPAVWTDARLLYALEEVVENELNRHLKVAKDWMPHEYVPWTDGRNFPGLFEDGEAWEKEQSKVTEIGRIALVVNLLTEDNLPSYHHEIASLFGRDGAWGTWVHRWTAEEGRHGIVMRDYLLTSRAVDPDQLEQFRMSHMSEGFESDNRHSMLHSVAYVAFQELATRISHRNTGHQSGDPVCDRMLARIATDENLHMIFYRNLLKAAFELAPDLTMQAVRDVVVDFRMPGHGIPGFERAAAQMAIGEVYNMRIHHDDVLQPVLRFLKIMEIDGLGPEGQKAQEELGLYMSGLDAEALKFDEKLAARKARMAARAGA from the coding sequence GTGACGATCGCTTCCCCTCACCTTGGCAGCCCCGCCGTCTGGACCGACGCCCGCCTGCTGTACGCGTTGGAGGAAGTTGTCGAGAACGAACTCAACCGGCATCTGAAGGTCGCCAAGGACTGGATGCCGCACGAGTACGTGCCGTGGACCGACGGCCGCAACTTCCCCGGCCTCTTCGAGGACGGCGAGGCCTGGGAGAAGGAGCAGTCCAAGGTCACCGAGATCGGCCGCATCGCCCTGGTCGTGAACCTCCTCACCGAGGACAACCTCCCCAGCTACCACCACGAGATCGCCTCGCTCTTCGGCCGCGACGGCGCCTGGGGGACCTGGGTGCACCGCTGGACCGCCGAGGAGGGGCGCCACGGCATCGTGATGCGCGACTACCTGCTCACCTCGCGCGCGGTGGACCCGGACCAGCTGGAGCAGTTCCGGATGTCGCACATGAGCGAGGGCTTCGAGTCGGACAACCGGCACTCGATGCTGCACTCGGTCGCCTACGTCGCCTTCCAGGAGCTCGCGACCCGCATCTCGCACCGCAACACCGGCCACCAGTCGGGTGACCCGGTCTGCGACCGGATGCTGGCGCGCATCGCGACCGACGAGAACCTCCACATGATCTTCTACCGGAACCTGCTGAAGGCCGCGTTCGAACTCGCGCCGGACCTGACGATGCAGGCGGTGCGGGACGTGGTCGTGGACTTCCGCATGCCCGGCCACGGCATCCCCGGCTTCGAGCGCGCCGCCGCGCAGATGGCCATCGGCGAGGTCTACAACATGCGTATCCACCACGACGACGTCCTGCAGCCCGTCCTCCGCTTCCTGAAGATCATGGAGATCGACGGCCTCGGCCCCGAGGGCCAGAAGGCCCAGGAGGAGCTGGGCCTCTACATGAGCGGCCTGGACGCGGAGGCCCTGAAGTTCGACGAGAAGCTGGCGGCCCGCAAGGCCCGCATGGCGGCTCGCGCCGGGGCCTGA
- a CDS encoding LacI family DNA-binding transcriptional regulator yields MTETAPRPTLEAVAARAGVSRATVSRVVNGGDGVREPLVERVRAAVEELGYVPNQAARSLVTRRHDAIAVVVAEPETRVFADPFFALQLRGISKELTAHDNQLVLLLTEGRDDHARVGRYLAGGHVDGALVFSLHLDDPLPVLIQHAGVPTVFGGRPGWSGDQRGVVYVDSDNRGGARDAVRHLVGLGRTRVAHIAGALDQTSAVDRLDGYRDVMVDADPRLIAEGDFTPAGGERAMRELLERCPDLDAVFAANDLTAAGALRVLRESGRRVPDDVAVVGFDDMLPMADQTEPPLTTVRQDIEEMGRLMARLLLRGLDRRTGEQVGGTPSSVVLPTTLVRRASA; encoded by the coding sequence GTGACCGAAACCGCCCCACGTCCCACCCTGGAGGCCGTGGCCGCCCGGGCCGGGGTCTCGCGGGCCACCGTGTCCCGGGTCGTCAACGGCGGGGACGGGGTCCGGGAGCCGCTCGTGGAGCGGGTCCGCGCGGCGGTGGAGGAACTCGGGTACGTGCCCAACCAGGCCGCCCGCAGTCTCGTCACCCGGCGCCATGACGCCATTGCCGTCGTCGTCGCCGAACCCGAGACGCGTGTCTTCGCCGACCCCTTCTTCGCGCTGCAACTGCGCGGCATCAGCAAGGAGCTGACGGCCCACGACAACCAGTTGGTGCTGCTCCTCACCGAGGGCCGCGACGACCACGCCCGCGTCGGCCGCTACCTCGCCGGCGGCCATGTCGACGGGGCGCTCGTCTTCTCGCTGCACCTCGACGACCCGCTGCCCGTGCTGATCCAGCATGCCGGGGTCCCGACCGTGTTCGGCGGACGGCCCGGGTGGAGCGGCGACCAGCGTGGCGTGGTGTACGTCGACAGCGACAACCGTGGCGGCGCCCGTGACGCCGTACGGCATCTCGTCGGCCTCGGCCGCACCCGCGTCGCACACATCGCCGGGGCCCTCGACCAGACGTCGGCGGTGGACCGGCTCGACGGATACCGGGATGTCATGGTCGACGCCGATCCACGGCTGATCGCCGAGGGCGACTTCACACCGGCCGGCGGCGAACGGGCGATGCGCGAACTGCTCGAACGCTGCCCCGACCTGGACGCCGTGTTCGCCGCGAACGACCTCACCGCTGCCGGTGCGCTGCGGGTGCTGCGCGAGTCCGGGCGACGGGTGCCGGACGATGTCGCCGTGGTCGGGTTCGACGACATGCTGCCGATGGCCGACCAGACCGAACCGCCGCTCACGACGGTCCGTCAGGACATCGAGGAGATGGGCCGGCTGATGGCTCGGCTGCTGCTGCGCGGCCTCGACCGCCGCACCGGTGAGCAGGTGGGAGGCACGCCGTCCAGCGTCGTCCTGCCGACGACGCTGGTCCGGCGCGCATCCGCCTAG
- a CDS encoding WhiB family transcriptional regulator, with the protein MLIDTITTITSPDLDWQQEALCAQTGADFFFPEPGSSVREAKRICGMCPIRSACLEWALDNDERFGVWGGLSEKERLELRRTSRRAG; encoded by the coding sequence ATGCTCATCGACACGATCACAACGATCACCTCGCCCGACCTGGACTGGCAGCAGGAGGCGTTGTGCGCGCAGACCGGGGCGGACTTCTTCTTCCCCGAGCCGGGCAGCTCCGTACGCGAGGCGAAGCGGATCTGCGGCATGTGCCCGATCCGCTCCGCCTGCCTGGAGTGGGCCCTCGACAACGACGAACGCTTCGGCGTCTGGGGCGGCCTCTCGGAGAAGGAACGCCTGGAACTCAGGCGTACGTCACGCCGCGCGGGGTGA
- a CDS encoding ornithine cyclodeaminase family protein: MTLVLTRGDLESVLEPGACLAALREGFRTADAVPVAGQRVRTDLPFPGTATALIPGLLPGIEAYTVKVNAKFPGAQPALRGVICLHSGQDGELLALLDSATVTAWRTGLAAALGTDLLAGPGQAVGVIGAGAQAELVVRGLAALRPRSALVVHDTSADRAEAFAGRHGGRVASSAAEVAAAADVVLSATWSRKPLLHLADARRGQHFTSLGADEPGKAELAADLLEAATVVVDDRELAMTMGALAQGGTADATLGEVVRGEHPGRVSAESRTVYAPVGLPWQDLALSWLAYRAARREGLGRRVDLLA, from the coding sequence GTGACACTTGTACTGACGCGTGGTGATCTGGAGTCCGTACTGGAGCCGGGGGCCTGTCTGGCCGCCCTGCGGGAGGGGTTCCGGACCGCGGACGCCGTCCCCGTCGCCGGGCAACGGGTGCGGACCGACCTGCCGTTCCCCGGCACGGCCACCGCGCTGATCCCCGGCCTGCTGCCGGGCATCGAGGCGTACACGGTGAAGGTCAACGCCAAGTTCCCGGGCGCGCAACCGGCGTTGCGCGGAGTGATCTGCCTGCACAGCGGGCAGGACGGCGAGTTGCTGGCGCTGCTGGACTCGGCCACGGTGACGGCGTGGCGTACGGGGCTGGCGGCGGCCTTGGGGACGGATCTCCTCGCCGGACCGGGGCAGGCGGTGGGGGTGATCGGGGCGGGGGCCCAGGCCGAGTTGGTGGTGCGAGGGCTCGCAGCGCTACGGCCTCGCAGCGCCCTGGTCGTCCACGACACGTCCGCCGACCGCGCCGAGGCGTTCGCAGGGCGGCACGGCGGGCGCGTGGCGTCCTCCGCGGCGGAGGTTGCCGCCGCTGCCGACGTCGTCCTGTCGGCCACCTGGTCGAGAAAGCCGCTGCTGCACCTGGCGGACGCCAGAAGAGGACAGCACTTCACGAGCCTGGGAGCCGACGAGCCGGGCAAGGCGGAGCTGGCAGCCGATCTGCTGGAGGCCGCGACGGTCGTGGTCGACGACCGTGAACTCGCGATGACCATGGGCGCCTTGGCCCAGGGCGGGACCGCCGACGCGACGTTGGGCGAGGTGGTGCGGGGTGAACATCCGGGACGCGTGAGCGCCGAGAGCCGTACCGTCTACGCGCCCGTCGGGCTGCCCTGGCAGGACCTGGCGTTGAGCTGGCTGGCGTATCGGGCGGCGCGGCGGGAGGGTCTCGGGCGGCGGGTGGATCTGCTGGCGTGA
- a CDS encoding multicopper oxidase domain-containing protein produces MSEGSFTRRGFDRRTFNRRVLLGGATVATSLSLGQVPEAASADAPAKTAPAGGEVRHLKLYAEKLADGQMGYGFEKGKATIPGPLIELNEGDTAHIEFENTMDVPVSLHVHGLDYEITSDGTKLNKSDVEPGGTRTYTWRTHAPGRRKDGTWRAGSAGYWHYHDHVVGTEHGTGGIRKGLYGPVIVRRKGDVLPDATHTIVFNDMLINNKPAHTGPDFEATVGDRVEFVMITHGEYYHTFHMHGHRWADNRTGMLTGPDDPSQVIDNKIVGPADSFGFQVIAGEGVGAGAWMYHCHVQSHSDMGMVGLFLVKKTDGTIPGYDPHDHGHEPASGSAHEH; encoded by the coding sequence CCTGCTCGGTGGCGCGACCGTCGCGACATCGTTGTCGCTCGGGCAGGTGCCCGAGGCCGCGAGCGCCGACGCGCCGGCGAAGACCGCCCCGGCCGGCGGCGAGGTCAGGCACCTCAAGCTGTACGCCGAGAAACTCGCCGACGGGCAGATGGGCTACGGCTTCGAGAAGGGCAAGGCGACCATCCCGGGCCCGCTGATCGAGCTCAACGAGGGCGACACCGCGCACATCGAGTTCGAGAACACGATGGACGTGCCGGTGAGCCTGCACGTCCACGGCCTCGACTACGAGATCACCAGCGACGGCACGAAGCTCAACAAGAGCGACGTGGAGCCCGGCGGCACCCGTACCTACACCTGGCGCACCCACGCCCCCGGCCGCCGCAAGGACGGCACCTGGCGGGCGGGCAGCGCCGGTTACTGGCACTACCACGACCACGTCGTCGGCACCGAGCACGGCACCGGCGGCATCCGCAAGGGCCTCTACGGGCCGGTGATCGTCCGGCGCAAGGGGGACGTCCTGCCCGACGCGACCCACACGATCGTCTTCAACGACATGCTCATCAACAACAAGCCCGCGCACACCGGCCCCGACTTCGAGGCCACGGTGGGCGATCGCGTCGAGTTCGTGATGATCACGCACGGCGAGTACTACCACACCTTCCACATGCACGGTCACCGCTGGGCGGACAACCGCACGGGCATGCTCACCGGCCCGGACGACCCCAGCCAGGTCATCGACAACAAGATCGTGGGCCCGGCGGACTCCTTCGGCTTCCAGGTGATCGCGGGGGAGGGGGTCGGCGCGGGCGCGTGGATGTACCACTGCCATGTGCAGAGCCACTCGGACATGGGGATGGTGGGACTGTTCCTGGTGAAGAAGACGGACGGGACGATCCCGGGATACGACCCGCACGACCACGGTCATGAGCCGGCCTCCGGGTCCGCGCACGAGCACTGA
- a CDS encoding VOC family protein, translating into MLTTRYVTGAPNWIDVGTPDIEGASSFYGGLFGWRFQPGGPETGGYGLFQLDDRTTAGGMQTTEEQGPPSWTVYFQTPDADATAKAAEQAHGAVLVQPMDVLDMGRMAILADKAGVGFGLWQPGTNKGLDVMNEPGTLCWLELYTTDVPAAAGFYNTTLGMETFALDFYGGTYTTFSPAGQGEDAMFGGVVDKADDPAEADGPAYWLPYFEVTDTDATVAKAQELGGAVRMPATDLPDVGRIAKLTDPYGARFAVIKSAPVPS; encoded by the coding sequence ATGCTCACCACCCGTTATGTCACCGGAGCGCCGAACTGGATCGACGTCGGCACCCCCGACATCGAGGGCGCCAGTTCCTTCTACGGCGGCCTGTTCGGCTGGCGGTTCCAGCCGGGCGGGCCCGAGACCGGCGGCTACGGCCTCTTCCAGCTCGACGACAGGACGACGGCCGGCGGCATGCAGACCACCGAGGAGCAAGGCCCGCCGTCCTGGACGGTGTACTTCCAGACACCGGACGCGGACGCCACGGCCAAAGCGGCCGAGCAGGCGCACGGCGCGGTGCTGGTGCAGCCCATGGACGTGCTGGACATGGGCCGCATGGCCATCCTCGCCGACAAGGCCGGCGTGGGCTTCGGCCTCTGGCAGCCGGGAACGAACAAGGGCCTCGACGTCATGAACGAGCCCGGGACGCTGTGCTGGCTGGAGCTGTACACCACGGACGTACCGGCCGCGGCGGGCTTCTACAACACCACGCTCGGCATGGAGACCTTCGCCCTCGACTTCTACGGCGGCACCTACACGACGTTCAGCCCCGCGGGCCAAGGGGAGGACGCCATGTTCGGCGGGGTCGTCGACAAGGCCGACGACCCGGCGGAGGCGGACGGCCCGGCGTACTGGCTGCCGTACTTCGAGGTCACCGACACGGACGCCACGGTCGCCAAGGCGCAGGAGCTGGGCGGCGCGGTCCGCATGCCCGCCACGGACCTGCCGGACGTCGGCCGTATCGCCAAGCTCACCGACCCCTACGGCGCCCGCTTCGCGGTCATCAAGAGCGCACCGGTGCCGAGCTGA
- a CDS encoding excinuclease ABC subunit UvrA translates to MPDFITITGARENNLKDVALRIPKGRLTVFTGVSGSGKSSIVFDTIAVESQRQLNETFTWFVRNRLPKYERPHAEALEDLSPAIVVDQRPVGGHSRSTVGTMTDIYSVIRVLFSRHGTPSAGPATAYSFNDPSGMCPECDGLGRTVRPDWDRILDPDRSLTAGAVRFPPFAAGTWQGQAYTNSAELDPHKPVKRFTAAERDFLMHGRPGSKVTVNGTGGTWTTDYEGLATRFERLYLKRDLSAMSQKTRDLVREFLAEGTCPLCDGARLNAAALATRINGMNIAECARMQVSDLIAVLKDIADPVAGPIARAAVSALERIDAIGLGYLSLDRETSTLSGGEGQRLKTVRHLGSSLTGMTYIFDEPSVGLHPRDVGRLGDLLLRLRDKGNTVLVVEHDRDVIALADHVVDMGPAAGAGGGEVVFEGTPGELAGSGTVTGRCLGRRTAVKEDVRTADGGLWVKGAGRHNLRDVTVEFPTGVLTVVTGVAGSGKSTLVAEFTEAHTHAVVVDQSSIGISARSTPATYLGIMDTVRKIFARGTGAEPGFFSFNSTGACGTCEGRGIICTDLAFMDPVTTTCHDCEGRRFKDEVLRLTIDGSSIADVLGMTADEALEFFQDSGVRRRLRALRDVGLTYLTLGRPLSTLSGGERQRIKLATRLHKEPEAGAPRRRRNKDSTGAVYVLDEPTTGLHMSDVDGLLGLLDRLVDTGNTVVVVEHNLDVVAHADWIIDLGPDGGRDGGRVIFEGAPQQLLKTHGSFTAEHLRRATA, encoded by the coding sequence ATGCCCGATTTCATCACCATCACCGGAGCGAGGGAGAACAACCTCAAGGACGTCGCTCTCCGTATCCCGAAAGGCCGGCTGACCGTGTTCACCGGCGTTTCGGGATCGGGGAAGTCGTCGATCGTCTTCGACACGATCGCGGTCGAGTCGCAGCGCCAGCTGAACGAGACCTTCACGTGGTTCGTGCGCAACCGGCTGCCCAAGTACGAGCGGCCGCACGCCGAGGCACTGGAGGACCTCTCGCCCGCGATCGTCGTCGACCAGCGGCCGGTCGGGGGCCACTCCCGGTCCACGGTCGGCACGATGACGGACATCTACTCGGTGATCCGGGTGCTGTTCTCCCGGCACGGCACCCCGAGCGCCGGGCCGGCGACCGCGTACTCGTTCAACGACCCCTCCGGCATGTGCCCCGAGTGCGACGGCCTGGGCCGGACCGTACGGCCGGACTGGGACCGCATCCTCGACCCGGACCGCTCGCTGACCGCCGGAGCCGTCCGCTTCCCGCCGTTCGCGGCGGGCACCTGGCAGGGACAGGCGTACACCAACAGCGCCGAACTCGACCCGCACAAGCCCGTCAAGCGCTTCACCGCCGCCGAGCGGGATTTCCTGATGCACGGCCGCCCCGGCAGCAAGGTCACCGTGAATGGCACGGGCGGCACCTGGACCACCGACTACGAGGGGCTGGCCACCCGCTTCGAGCGGCTGTACCTGAAGCGGGACCTGTCGGCGATGAGCCAGAAGACCCGCGACCTGGTGCGGGAGTTCCTGGCCGAGGGCACCTGCCCCCTCTGCGACGGGGCCCGCCTGAACGCGGCGGCGCTCGCGACCCGGATCAACGGCATGAACATCGCCGAGTGCGCGCGCATGCAGGTCAGCGACCTGATCGCCGTACTCAAGGACATCGCCGACCCGGTCGCCGGACCGATCGCCCGGGCCGCCGTCAGCGCCCTCGAACGCATCGACGCCATCGGCCTCGGCTACCTGAGCCTCGACCGCGAGACGTCCACGCTCTCCGGCGGCGAGGGGCAGCGCCTGAAGACCGTACGGCACCTGGGCTCCAGCCTCACCGGCATGACGTACATCTTCGACGAGCCCAGCGTCGGACTGCACCCGCGTGACGTCGGCCGCCTCGGCGATCTGCTGCTGCGGCTGCGCGACAAGGGCAACACCGTGCTGGTGGTCGAGCACGACCGGGACGTCATCGCGCTCGCCGATCACGTCGTCGACATGGGGCCGGCGGCCGGAGCGGGCGGCGGAGAGGTCGTGTTCGAGGGGACGCCGGGCGAACTGGCCGGGTCGGGCACGGTCACCGGGCGGTGCCTGGGCCGCCGTACCGCGGTCAAGGAGGACGTACGGACGGCGGACGGTGGGCTCTGGGTGAAGGGTGCCGGCCGGCACAACCTGCGGGACGTGACGGTGGAGTTCCCGACCGGGGTGCTCACCGTGGTGACCGGGGTCGCCGGGTCCGGAAAGAGCACCCTGGTCGCGGAGTTCACCGAGGCGCACACCCACGCCGTGGTCGTGGACCAGTCGTCGATCGGGATCTCCGCGCGGTCGACCCCGGCGACGTATCTGGGAATCATGGACACGGTACGGAAGATCTTCGCGCGCGGGACGGGCGCCGAGCCGGGGTTCTTCAGCTTCAACTCGACCGGCGCGTGCGGCACCTGTGAGGGCCGCGGGATCATCTGCACCGACCTCGCCTTCATGGACCCGGTGACGACGACGTGCCACGACTGCGAGGGGCGGCGCTTCAAGGACGAGGTGCTGCGGCTGACCATCGACGGCAGCTCCATCGCGGACGTACTGGGGATGACGGCCGACGAAGCGCTGGAGTTCTTCCAGGACTCGGGCGTACGGCGCAGGCTGCGCGCCCTGCGGGACGTGGGGCTGACGTACCTCACGCTCGGCCGGCCGCTCTCCACCCTCTCCGGTGGCGAGCGGCAGCGCATCAAGCTGGCGACGCGGCTGCACAAGGAGCCGGAGGCTGGAGCGCCCCGGAGGCGACGCAACAAGGACAGCACCGGAGCGGTGTACGTCCTCGACGAGCCGACGACCGGACTGCACATGTCGGACGTCGACGGGCTGCTCGGCCTGCTGGACCGGCTGGTCGACACGGGCAACACGGTGGTGGTCGTCGAGCACAACCTGGATGTCGTGGCGCACGCCGACTGGATCATCGACCTGGGTCCGGACGGGGGCCGGGACGGGGGCCGGGTGATCTTCGAGGGAGCCCCGCAGCAGCTCCTCAAAACCCACGGGTCCTTCACCGCGGAGCATCTCAGGAGGGCCACAGCCTGA
- the ddaH gene encoding dimethylargininase has translation MPSKKALVRRPSPRLTEGLVTHIEREKVDLDLAVEQWEAYVEALRTHGWETVEVDPADDCPDSVFVEDTVVMYKNVALITRPGAESRRDETLGVEEAVASLGCSVNWIWEPGTLDGGDVLKVGDTIYVGRGGRTDAGGVQQLRAAFEPLGARVVAVPVSKVLHLKSAITALPDGTILGRIPQLDAPSLFPRFLPVPEESGAHVVLLGGEKLLMAASAPKTAELLADLGHEPVLVDIGEFEKLEGCVTCLSVRMRDLYA, from the coding sequence GTGCCCAGCAAGAAGGCCCTCGTCCGCCGCCCGAGCCCACGCCTCACCGAAGGGCTGGTCACGCACATCGAGCGCGAGAAGGTCGACCTCGATCTCGCGGTCGAGCAGTGGGAGGCGTACGTAGAGGCCCTGCGCACGCACGGCTGGGAGACCGTCGAGGTGGACCCGGCCGACGACTGCCCCGACTCGGTGTTCGTCGAGGACACCGTCGTCATGTACAAGAACGTCGCGCTGATCACCCGGCCCGGTGCCGAGTCCCGGCGCGACGAGACCCTCGGCGTCGAGGAGGCCGTGGCCTCGCTCGGCTGCTCCGTGAACTGGATCTGGGAGCCGGGCACGCTGGACGGCGGCGACGTGCTGAAGGTCGGCGACACGATCTACGTCGGCCGGGGCGGCCGTACCGACGCGGGCGGCGTGCAGCAGCTGCGGGCCGCGTTCGAGCCGCTGGGGGCGCGGGTCGTCGCGGTGCCGGTGAGCAAGGTGCTGCACCTGAAGTCGGCGATCACGGCGCTGCCCGACGGAACGATTCTGGGCCGCATCCCCCAGTTGGACGCCCCGTCCCTCTTCCCCCGCTTCCTGCCGGTGCCTGAGGAGTCCGGGGCGCATGTGGTGCTGCTCGGCGGCGAGAAACTGCTGATGGCCGCCAGTGCGCCGAAGACGGCGGAACTGCTCGCCGACCTCGGCCACGAGCCCGTTCTGGTCGATATCGGCGAGTTCGAGAAGCTCGAAGGATGTGTGACATGTCTCTCGGTACGGATGCGGGATCTGTACGCCTGA